A single genomic interval of Mobula hypostoma chromosome 7, sMobHyp1.1, whole genome shotgun sequence harbors:
- the LOC134349952 gene encoding high-affinity choline transporter 1: protein MTVHVDGIVAIVLFYLLILFVGLWAAWKSKNSVSDGAIDRSEAIMIGERDIGLLVGGFTMTATWVGGGYINGTAEAVYVPGYGLAWAQAPFGYALSLVVGGLFFAKPMRSRGYVTMLDPFQQIYGKRMGGLLFIPALLGEIFWSAAVLSALGATLSVIVDIDINLSVIISALIAIFYTLVGGLYSVAYTDVVQLFCIFLGLWISIPFAMLNPAVTDITTTASHEVHQEPWMGTIIPKDILNWIDNFLLLMLGGIPWQVYFQRVLSASSATYAQVLSFLAAFGCVVMAIPSVLIGAIGASTDWNQTSYGLPDPKSRNETDMILPIVLQHLCPSYVSFFGLGAVSAAVMSSADSSILSASSMFARNIYHLAFRQEATDKEIVWVMRITIFLFGGAATSMALLAQSIYGLWYLSSDLVYVIIFPQLISVLFIKGTNTYGSIAGYIIGFLLRISGGEPYLHMQPFICYPGCYLEHTFGADPVYVQRFPFKTMAMLFSFLGNVAVSYLAKHLFESGILPQKLDFLDSVVSQHSKENMDKTLLVNHDNITLSELVRVNAKNSASLNAAFTNKAAFEDTVTTPEFSKSDID, encoded by the exons ATGACCGTTCACGTCGATGGGATCGTGGCGATCGTTCTGTTTTACCTGTTAATCTTATTTGTTGGATTATGGGCAGCTTGGAAAAGTAAGAACTCAGTTTCGGATGGAGCAATCGATCGGAGTGAAGCCATAATGATCGGGGAAAGGGATATCGGTTTATTGGTTGGTGGGTTCACCATGACCG CGACCTGGGTTGGCGGTGGTTATATCAATGGCACAGCAGAGGCGGTTTATGTCCCTGGCTACGGCTTAGCCTGGGCACAGGCTCCCTTCGGATACGCACTCAGCCTGGTTGTAG GCGGCTTGTTTTTCGCCAAACCCATGCGTTCACGGGGTTACGTGACCATGTTGGACCCTTTTCAACAGATCTACGGCAAACGAATGGGGGGATTGCTCTTCATCCCCGCTCTCCTGGGAGAAATCTTCTGGTCTGCAGCCGTACTCTCCGCGCTAG GTGCAACTTTAAGCGTCATTGTGGACATCGATATAAACCTGTCAGTGATTATTTCGGCGCTGATCGCGATATTCTACACTCTGGTCGGTGGACTGTACTCGGTCGCATACACAGATGTGGTCCAGTTGTTTTGCATCTTCTTGGGTTTG TGGATCAGTATACCGTTCGCCATGTTAAATCCCGCAGTTACAGATATTACCACGACCGCAAGCCATGAAGTTCATCAGGAGCCTTGGATGGGAACGATCATtcctaaggacattttaaactgGATAGACAACTTCCTGTTACTG ATGCTGGGTGGAATCCCATGGCAGGTATATTTTCAGAGAGTCCTTTCTGCTTCTTCTGCTACCTATGCACAAGTCCTCTCCTTTCTGGCTGCCTTCGGTTGCGTAGTAATGGCCATCCCGTCCGTACTAATCGGAGCAATAGGAGCATCTACTG aCTGGAATCAAACTTCCTATGGCTTGCCAGATCCTAAGAGCAGGAACGAGACTGACATGATTTTGCCCATAGTGCTGCAGCATCTGTGCCCGTCCTACGTGTCCTTTTTTGGCCTTGGTGCAGTCTCTGCTGCAGTGATGTCTTCGGCTGATTCTTCTATCTTATCAGCAAGTTCTATGTTCGCTCGGAATATTTACCATCTTGCTTTCAGACAAGAG GCCACAGACAAAGAAATAGTGTGGGTAATGCGAATCACCATATTCCTATTTGGAGGAGCTGCAACATCTATGGCACTGTTGGCCCAGTCAATCTATGGCCTCTGGTATCTGAGCTCAGATCTTGTCTACGTTATTATCTTCCCTCAGTTAATATCAGTGCTCTTCATCAAGGGAACAAACACTTACGGCTCCATTGCTGGATATATCATTGGCTTCTTGCTTCGAATTAGTGGTGGTGAACCGTATTTACATATGCAGCCATTTATTTGTTACCCTGGATGTTACTTAGAGCATACATTTGGAGCTGATCCTGTTTATGTTCAAAGATTTCCCTTTAAAACTATGGCCATGTTATTCTCCTTCCTGGGCAACGTTGCTGTTTCATATCTGGCCAAGCACCTGTTCGAAAGTGGAATATTGCCGCAAAAATTAGACTTCCTTGACAGCGTTGTGTCACAACACAGTAAGGAAAACATGGACAAAACCTTGTTGGTGAACCATGACAATATTACTTTGTCAGAGCTGGTACGTGTTAATGCAAAGAACAGTGCTTCACTTAATGCTGCTTTCACCAATAAGGCAGCATTTGAAGACACTGTGACAACTCCTGAATTTTCTAAGTCAGACATTGATTGA